A genomic region of Sideroxydans sp. CL21 contains the following coding sequences:
- a CDS encoding ABC transporter permease subunit, with protein MNARKQYFPRQVVEAGGNRWDWALLPMVLAIFVLLAYGANQMARPYQLGEVLPLSLDPINLPYYLLRTTLRMFIALGASILFSCVFAALTTKYRAAEKVLVPLLDILQSIPILGFLSITVTAFIALFPGNLLGVECAAIFAIFTSQAWNMAFSAYQGFRTVPAELVEAAMVFKLSAWQRFWRMELPFAMPGLLWNMMMSMSGGWFFVVASEAISVSNQNIKLPGIGSYIALAIEQRDLQAIGWAIGAMLIGVMLYDQLFFRPLLAWADKFRFEESGSETAQNSWLLNWVRRTERMQGVVVAFGRLLERSFAIFRLRYDGTSIRARPHKHSSTPERIWDATIAAVVFYALWMLVHFIHTEVGWSEVGRVCVLGFYTMLRVVILIFLAALIWIPIGVKIGMNPRLASRAQAIIQFLASFPANLMFPVAVVVVVRFGLNPDIWLSPLMILGTQWYLLFNVIAGASTVPTELRYAAHNLGLSGWLKWRRYLLPAIFPSFVTGAITASGGSWNASIVAEYVTWGTTTVQAHGIGSYIAEKTAIGDFPRIALGIGVMCIFVMGFNHFVWRRLYRMAEDRLHF; from the coding sequence ATGAATGCACGCAAGCAATATTTTCCCAGACAAGTTGTTGAAGCCGGTGGAAACCGCTGGGATTGGGCCTTGTTGCCCATGGTGCTGGCCATATTCGTCCTGCTCGCTTACGGTGCCAATCAGATGGCGCGCCCTTATCAACTAGGCGAAGTCCTGCCGCTCTCCCTGGACCCCATCAATCTTCCCTATTACCTGCTGCGGACAACCCTGCGCATGTTCATCGCACTCGGCGCTTCCATACTTTTCAGCTGCGTATTCGCCGCGCTGACAACAAAATATCGCGCCGCAGAAAAGGTCCTGGTTCCGTTGCTGGACATTCTCCAGTCGATCCCGATTCTGGGTTTTCTATCCATTACCGTCACCGCCTTCATTGCCTTGTTTCCGGGCAACCTGCTCGGTGTCGAATGCGCCGCGATATTTGCCATTTTCACCTCTCAAGCCTGGAATATGGCGTTCAGCGCTTATCAGGGGTTTCGCACCGTGCCTGCCGAATTGGTCGAGGCTGCCATGGTGTTCAAGCTGTCCGCCTGGCAGCGTTTCTGGCGGATGGAACTTCCCTTTGCCATGCCGGGCCTGCTCTGGAACATGATGATGTCCATGTCGGGAGGCTGGTTCTTTGTCGTTGCCTCTGAAGCCATCTCGGTCTCCAACCAGAACATCAAGCTGCCCGGCATCGGTTCCTATATCGCCCTGGCCATAGAACAGCGCGATCTCCAGGCGATCGGCTGGGCCATCGGCGCAATGCTGATCGGCGTGATGCTCTACGATCAATTGTTCTTCAGACCCCTGCTTGCCTGGGCCGACAAATTCCGCTTCGAGGAATCCGGCAGCGAAACGGCGCAGAACTCATGGCTGCTCAACTGGGTGCGCCGAACCGAACGGATGCAAGGGGTCGTAGTTGCATTCGGCAGACTGCTGGAACGATCGTTCGCGATTTTCCGGCTCCGTTACGACGGCACGTCGATTCGGGCACGACCGCATAAACATTCGTCGACCCCGGAACGCATCTGGGATGCCACCATTGCCGCCGTTGTCTTCTATGCCTTGTGGATGCTTGTTCACTTTATTCATACCGAAGTCGGCTGGAGTGAAGTGGGTCGGGTCTGCGTGCTGGGTTTCTATACGATGCTGCGCGTGGTCATCCTGATTTTTCTGGCAGCGCTGATCTGGATTCCGATCGGCGTGAAGATAGGAATGAATCCCCGATTGGCATCGCGTGCACAGGCGATCATCCAGTTCCTTGCCTCTTTCCCTGCCAATTTGATGTTCCCCGTTGCCGTCGTTGTGGTCGTTCGCTTCGGGCTCAATCCGGATATCTGGTTGTCGCCCCTGATGATTTTGGGCACGCAGTGGTATCTCCTGTTCAATGTCATCGCCGGCGCATCCACGGTCCCGACCGAATTGCGTTACGCCGCGCATAATCTGGGACTGAGCGGCTGGCTCAAATGGCGCCGTTATCTGCTGCCGGCGATCTTCCCGAGTTTCGTCACCGGTGCCATCACGGCTTCCGGCGGTTCGTGGAACGCCAGCATCGTTGCGGAATATGTGACCTGGGGTACCACCACAGTGCAAGCTCACGGCATCGGCAGCTATATCGCCGAAAAGACGGCCATAGGCGATTTCCCGCGGATTGCGCTGGGGATCGGCGTCATGTGCATTTTTGTCATGGGATTCAATCATTTTGTATGGCGTCGGCTTTATCGTATGGCCGAGGACCGCCTGCATTTCTAA
- a CDS encoding DMT family transporter — MQTRSTFANRDAFLGVTFALLAAVGFSAKAILVKLAYHDSVDAITLLALRMVFAVPFFIGVAIWARRHHAEPLDAHDRLLVLGLGFVGYYLSSYLDFLGLQYISAGLERLILFLYPTMTVIISALLYKRAIGRMVIAAMALSYAGIALVFLHDVGAREGSIVLGASLVFASTLSYSIYLVGAGHAIARIGTMRFTAYASLVASAACVLQFLAMRPLAALELPVRVYGLSIAMAFFSTVLPVFLLSFAIRRIGSGSASLIGSIGPVSTIYMAYAILGESISWLQIAGSALVLAGVLVISLNSKRETK; from the coding sequence ATGCAGACACGCAGCACCTTCGCCAATCGGGACGCATTTCTAGGTGTCACTTTTGCCCTTCTCGCCGCGGTCGGTTTTTCGGCCAAAGCCATTCTGGTCAAGCTGGCCTATCACGACAGCGTGGATGCAATCACTCTCCTGGCTTTGCGCATGGTGTTCGCGGTGCCGTTCTTCATCGGCGTGGCGATCTGGGCGAGGCGGCATCATGCCGAGCCGCTCGATGCGCATGATCGCCTGCTTGTACTGGGGCTGGGGTTCGTCGGTTATTACCTTTCCAGCTATCTCGATTTTCTCGGGTTGCAATATATCTCTGCCGGACTGGAGCGCCTGATCCTGTTCCTCTACCCGACCATGACGGTGATCATCTCGGCCCTGCTCTACAAGCGTGCCATCGGCAGGATGGTTATTGCGGCGATGGCACTGAGCTATGCCGGGATTGCACTGGTGTTCCTGCATGATGTGGGCGCCAGGGAGGGCAGCATCGTGCTGGGCGCATCGCTGGTATTCGCCAGCACCTTGTCCTACTCGATCTACCTGGTGGGGGCGGGACATGCCATCGCGCGCATCGGCACGATGCGCTTCACCGCCTACGCCTCCCTGGTTGCAAGCGCGGCTTGTGTGCTGCAATTCCTCGCGATGCGCCCGCTGGCTGCGCTTGAATTGCCGGTGCGGGTGTACGGGCTTTCCATTGCGATGGCATTTTTTTCCACGGTGCTGCCGGTGTTCCTGTTGTCTTTCGCCATTCGCCGCATCGGTTCGGGCAGCGCCTCGCTGATCGGCTCCATCGGCCCGGTCAGCACCATCTACATGGCATATGCGATTCTGGGAGAAAGTATCTCGTGGCTGCAGATTGCGGGATCGGCGCTGGTGCTGGCCGGCGTGCTCGTCATCAGCCTGAACAGCAAACGCGAGACTAAATAG
- a CDS encoding cation-translocating P-type ATPase, whose translation MTTAFPPGLSHQDAADRLDAEGPNELSTDQRRTLFAIAGEVVREPMFLLLLGAGAIYLALGDAREALILVGFVVIIMVVTILQERRTESALEALRDLSSPRALVIRDGVPTRIAGREVVREDIAILVEGDRVPADGTVLQAHELAADESLLTGESEAVVKFADGNQVFAGTLIVRGQGLVRITAVGGQTELGRIGKSLQSIAIESSPLRDEIGLLTKRLALIGIGLCLTLALLYWMLRGGWLDGLLAGITLAMGILPQEFPVIMIVFLALGARRIAGQRVLTRRLNAIETLGETTVLCVDKTGTLTQNRMNLTALSVAGQLLKTADLAHNGLPEAYHELLEYAVLASEIDPHDPMELAFHGFAREYLANTEHLHPDWALAREYELSPELFAMSHLWRNDSGKNDVVATKGAPEAIADLCHLTGEARQRLNQDAELMADQGLRVLGVAKAKYSVDKSWPDIQHDFDFEFVGLVGLADPLRPEVADAVAECHRAGIRVVMITGDHPRTARAIATAAGIDSGKLLTGDELEKTDAAALAQRIASVNVFARVTPQQKLTIVEALKANGDVVAMTGDGVNDAPALKAAHIGIAMGKRGTDVAREAASLVLLEDDFNAIVSAIRLGRRIFANLRQAVVYTLAVHIPIIGMSILPLFFGLPLILAPIHIAFLELIIDPACSIVFEAEEGSPGLMQQPPRSNTEHLISSRHLFVSLAQGALVTLAVVVFYMWSLRAYIVAEEARALAFIVLVTANAALILSVRSPQQTWHQIFSMPSTVAMWVLAGTLSGLVIITNIPAIARAFSFQPPSVQHSLTAFIAGVGIVLLFDVGRVTLRKLAR comes from the coding sequence ATGACAACTGCATTTCCGCCGGGCCTGAGTCACCAAGATGCGGCAGACCGTTTGGACGCCGAGGGACCGAACGAACTCAGTACGGACCAGCGACGCACCTTGTTTGCCATTGCTGGCGAAGTCGTGCGCGAGCCGATGTTCCTGCTGCTGCTGGGTGCCGGCGCCATCTATCTTGCACTCGGCGATGCGCGTGAAGCCCTGATACTGGTGGGTTTCGTCGTGATCATCATGGTCGTTACCATCCTGCAGGAACGGCGCACCGAGAGCGCCCTAGAAGCTTTGCGCGATCTCTCCAGCCCGCGGGCCCTGGTGATCCGGGACGGTGTGCCGACGCGTATCGCCGGGCGCGAGGTGGTGCGCGAAGACATTGCGATCCTGGTCGAAGGCGATCGCGTTCCCGCGGATGGCACCGTGCTGCAGGCGCATGAACTGGCTGCCGACGAATCTTTGCTGACAGGCGAATCCGAAGCGGTGGTCAAGTTCGCCGACGGCAACCAGGTTTTCGCCGGCACCCTGATCGTGCGCGGGCAGGGGCTGGTTCGCATCACCGCAGTGGGCGGCCAGACCGAACTGGGACGCATCGGCAAATCGCTGCAAAGCATCGCCATCGAATCGTCACCGCTACGTGACGAAATCGGCCTGCTGACCAAACGCCTCGCACTGATCGGAATCGGCTTGTGTCTCACCCTGGCCCTGCTTTACTGGATGCTGCGCGGCGGTTGGCTGGACGGTTTGCTTGCTGGCATCACACTGGCAATGGGCATTCTGCCGCAGGAGTTCCCGGTCATCATGATCGTTTTTCTTGCCCTGGGTGCGCGCCGCATCGCCGGTCAGCGTGTGCTGACACGTCGCCTGAATGCCATCGAAACGCTGGGCGAAACGACGGTGCTGTGCGTGGACAAGACCGGGACTTTGACCCAGAACCGGATGAATTTGACCGCTCTGTCCGTCGCCGGACAGCTGCTGAAAACTGCCGACCTCGCCCACAACGGACTGCCCGAGGCCTATCACGAGTTGCTTGAGTATGCGGTACTGGCCAGCGAGATTGATCCACACGATCCGATGGAACTCGCATTCCACGGCTTTGCCCGCGAATATCTGGCCAACACGGAACACTTGCATCCCGATTGGGCGTTGGCTCGGGAATACGAACTTTCACCGGAACTTTTTGCCATGTCGCATCTGTGGCGCAACGATTCGGGCAAAAATGATGTCGTCGCCACCAAGGGCGCGCCGGAAGCGATTGCCGATCTTTGCCATCTGACCGGGGAAGCAAGGCAACGCCTGAATCAGGATGCAGAGCTCATGGCTGACCAGGGCTTGCGCGTGCTGGGTGTGGCCAAGGCAAAATACAGCGTCGACAAAAGCTGGCCCGACATCCAGCATGATTTTGATTTCGAATTCGTTGGTCTGGTGGGGCTTGCCGACCCGCTGCGCCCGGAAGTGGCCGATGCGGTCGCAGAATGCCATCGCGCCGGGATACGCGTCGTCATGATCACCGGCGACCATCCGCGTACTGCACGTGCCATCGCGACCGCCGCCGGTATCGATAGCGGCAAGTTGCTGACGGGCGATGAGTTGGAAAAAACGGACGCGGCTGCATTGGCGCAGCGCATCGCTTCGGTGAATGTCTTCGCCCGTGTTACCCCGCAACAGAAGCTCACCATCGTCGAAGCACTCAAGGCCAACGGCGATGTGGTCGCCATGACGGGCGACGGTGTAAACGACGCACCCGCGCTGAAGGCGGCTCACATCGGCATCGCCATGGGCAAACGCGGCACCGACGTCGCCCGCGAGGCTGCATCTTTGGTGTTACTGGAAGACGATTTCAACGCGATCGTTTCCGCCATCCGGCTGGGACGCCGTATCTTCGCCAACCTGCGCCAGGCCGTGGTATATACCCTCGCCGTCCACATTCCGATCATCGGCATGTCCATCCTGCCCTTGTTTTTCGGGCTGCCACTGATTTTGGCACCGATACACATTGCCTTCCTGGAACTGATCATCGATCCCGCCTGCTCCATCGTGTTCGAAGCCGAAGAAGGCAGTCCGGGCCTGATGCAACAGCCGCCGCGCTCGAATACCGAGCATCTGATTTCATCACGGCATCTCTTCGTGAGCCTGGCACAAGGCGCGCTGGTCACGCTGGCTGTTGTGGTTTTTTACATGTGGAGCCTGCGGGCATACATCGTGGCTGAAGAAGCGCGCGCATTGGCATTCATCGTTCTGGTCACGGCGAATGCCGCGCTCATTCTTTCCGTTCGTTCCCCTCAGCAAACGTGGCATCAAATATTTTCCATGCCTTCTACAGTTGCCATGTGGGTACTCGCCGGAACATTGTCTGGATTGGTAATCATTACCAATATCCCCGCGATTGCGCGAGCCTTTTCTTTCCAGCCGCCCTCGGTGCAGCACTCGCTGACTGCGTTTATCGCTGGCGTCGGTATTGTGCTGTTGTTCGATGTCGGCAGGGTCACTTTACGCAAGCTTGCCCGCTAA
- the gloA gene encoding lactoylglutathione lyase has protein sequence MRILHTMIRTGDLDRSIDFYTKVLGMKLLRRHEYPDGKFTLAFLGYGDESEQSAIELTYNWGVDRYDLGTGYGHIALEVDDVYTACDEIKRLGGKMVREAGPMNGGTRIIAFVRDPDGYMIELIGKKA, from the coding sequence ATGCGAATACTTCACACGATGATCCGGACTGGAGACCTTGATCGCTCCATCGATTTCTATACCAAAGTGCTGGGCATGAAGCTGCTGCGGCGACATGAGTACCCCGATGGGAAATTTACCTTGGCCTTCCTCGGCTATGGCGACGAGAGCGAACAATCGGCGATCGAGCTGACCTACAACTGGGGTGTCGATCGATACGACCTGGGCACAGGCTACGGCCATATCGCCCTCGAGGTCGACGATGTCTATACCGCCTGTGACGAGATCAAGAGACTGGGCGGGAAGATGGTGCGCGAAGCGGGTCCGATGAATGGCGGGACGAGGATCATTGCGTTTGTCAGGGATCCCGATGGCTACATGATCGAGCTTATCGGCAAGAAAGCCTGA
- a CDS encoding YiiD C-terminal domain-containing protein — MTPHALQEYFHSHIPLSGAMAVAVQAATPQVVRLVAPLAPNTNHHGTVFGGSASAVAVLSAWGLLYVSLVDASINADLVVQKSSMNYEQPITGEFTAEAVAPAPEKWQRFVAMLLKYKRARINIPSVLKCNGQKVGEFEGDFVATLS; from the coding sequence ATGACACCGCATGCACTGCAGGAATATTTCCACAGCCATATACCGCTTTCCGGCGCGATGGCTGTAGCAGTCCAAGCAGCCACACCGCAAGTCGTACGCCTGGTTGCGCCGCTGGCACCCAACACCAATCATCATGGCACCGTTTTCGGCGGTAGCGCCTCTGCCGTCGCCGTTCTGTCGGCGTGGGGATTGCTTTATGTCTCTTTGGTAGATGCGAGCATCAATGCAGACCTCGTGGTCCAAAAGAGCAGCATGAACTACGAACAGCCCATCACGGGGGAGTTCACTGCCGAAGCTGTTGCACCTGCGCCGGAAAAATGGCAACGCTTTGTTGCCATGTTGCTGAAATACAAACGCGCCCGCATCAACATCCCGTCGGTTTTGAAATGCAATGGGCAGAAGGTTGGCGAATTTGAGGGAGACTTCGTCGCCACCCTGTCCTGA
- a CDS encoding hybrid sensor histidine kinase/response regulator — protein MTTKLLQTETDKAVAAEKIKAFFKDSNDQNLAGAVVFTLIIWVVVEYVPTWSWLSGLVIVYAATGARAYLIWQYGRNSTSKSPEQWEAGQVFLVAVAGTGWGFTNTIMSTYVSVPFQVFIAAVTSVAAAASTLEGFSYPAPSRAFIVTSLTPLTLWFYTVQDRLHLILGVMLTVFITVILWQATKHHYSFIDSLKLRFDNEILANKLAEQYKIAEEAGWAKARFLAAASHDLRQPIQALMIFQELIRPEIILTEKGEHYFSRSQQAVKSISNLLDSLLDISKLDSNTVKCEPQVVNLENLLDEIRSEFMPLAKQKGIRLRIVKTSNCLETDPWLLGQILRNLISNALRYTHTGKVLVGCRRRQNRLAIAIWDTGIGIQEKYLRAIFGEFFQVDNKERDRQRGLGLGLAIVDRAAKLLNATVTVSSKLGHGSCFTISLPLGNEITKNSINPIEKSALSNFDLQDRLIVVIENEALIRKGIHSLLENWGCKVISGESEDDVREQIHHQNKAIDMVISDFGLAGSNNGIDVIQNLRIHFGSDIPALLITGDTSQHAIQEASKANLKTLHKPIQPWLLQQTLTGLFKPI, from the coding sequence ATGACAACTAAGCTGCTGCAGACTGAAACCGACAAAGCGGTTGCCGCAGAAAAAATCAAGGCTTTTTTCAAGGATTCAAACGATCAAAATCTGGCAGGCGCTGTCGTTTTCACGCTGATCATTTGGGTAGTGGTTGAATATGTTCCCACATGGTCATGGCTTTCCGGGTTGGTAATTGTCTATGCCGCGACCGGCGCACGTGCATATTTGATTTGGCAATATGGCCGGAATTCAACGTCCAAATCGCCGGAACAGTGGGAAGCCGGTCAAGTTTTCTTAGTCGCAGTTGCGGGTACAGGCTGGGGCTTTACGAACACAATCATGAGCACATATGTATCCGTGCCATTCCAAGTGTTTATCGCAGCAGTAACATCCGTTGCCGCTGCCGCTTCGACGTTGGAGGGTTTTTCCTACCCAGCTCCTTCCAGAGCATTCATCGTCACTTCGCTTACTCCATTGACGCTCTGGTTCTACACCGTACAGGACCGATTGCACCTAATTCTCGGCGTAATGCTGACTGTTTTTATCACCGTGATTCTCTGGCAGGCAACAAAACATCACTATTCATTTATCGATTCGTTGAAATTGCGTTTCGACAATGAAATTCTGGCGAACAAATTAGCGGAACAATATAAAATCGCCGAAGAGGCTGGCTGGGCGAAAGCCAGGTTTCTCGCAGCGGCAAGCCATGACTTGCGCCAACCCATACAGGCATTGATGATTTTTCAGGAACTGATCCGTCCCGAAATAATCTTGACTGAAAAGGGGGAGCACTACTTCTCCCGATCACAGCAAGCTGTAAAATCAATCAGTAATCTGCTGGATTCATTGCTGGATATTTCCAAACTTGATTCGAATACAGTCAAGTGCGAGCCACAGGTGGTTAATCTGGAGAATTTGCTTGATGAAATACGAAGTGAATTTATGCCATTGGCTAAACAAAAGGGAATTCGTCTGCGTATTGTGAAGACTTCCAATTGCCTTGAAACCGATCCTTGGTTGCTGGGACAAATTCTACGCAATTTGATTTCCAATGCGCTGCGCTATACCCATACTGGCAAGGTCCTCGTAGGGTGTCGTCGTCGGCAAAATCGTTTGGCGATAGCGATCTGGGATACTGGCATTGGAATTCAGGAAAAATACCTGCGGGCGATCTTTGGCGAATTCTTCCAGGTAGACAATAAGGAAAGGGATCGCCAACGCGGGCTTGGACTCGGCCTCGCCATTGTTGATCGGGCTGCAAAGCTGCTGAACGCAACGGTTACGGTCAGCTCCAAGTTAGGGCATGGATCTTGTTTTACAATTTCTTTGCCTTTGGGCAATGAAATAACTAAAAACTCAATAAATCCAATCGAAAAATCTGCATTGTCAAATTTTGACCTGCAAGATCGACTTATTGTTGTAATCGAAAATGAGGCGCTAATCAGGAAAGGGATACATTCCCTTCTGGAAAACTGGGGTTGCAAAGTAATTTCCGGGGAATCCGAAGATGATGTACGGGAGCAGATACACCATCAGAATAAGGCAATCGATATGGTGATTTCCGATTTCGGTCTGGCAGGTAGCAACAACGGAATTGACGTAATCCAAAACCTCAGAATACATTTTGGGAGTGATATTCCTGCCCTGCTGATTACTGGCGATACCAGCCAACACGCGATACAAGAAGCAAGCAAGGCGAATCTGAAAACCCTGCACAAGCCTATACAACCATGGCTGTTGCAGCAGACTTTAACAGGGTTATTCAAACCAATATAG
- a CDS encoding response regulator transcription factor yields the protein MRLLIIDDHALFREGLVSLIARDNPEATLLEAASLAEAQKLVSNNKQSFDFVLLDLKLNEMEVSQVTTKTIQMFPEIPIVVLSGEVDPRLIRSSIEAGAMGFIPKSLTFSDFSAALTRSLAGEVYLPQMGVKERLSGLKRGSLPFHGDTDSVTSAIERLSPRQLEILRLLVYGLSNCSIAKKLKISDGTVKTHLGNIFPLLGVHSRAEAVYLLAQVEHSIGRHSRTRKSDERIHDN from the coding sequence ATGCGATTACTTATCATTGATGATCACGCCTTGTTTAGAGAAGGTTTGGTTTCGCTAATTGCACGTGACAATCCAGAGGCAACGCTTCTGGAAGCGGCGTCGCTGGCTGAAGCGCAAAAGCTGGTATCGAACAACAAACAAAGCTTTGATTTTGTACTGCTGGACCTGAAGCTTAATGAAATGGAAGTCAGTCAGGTGACTACCAAAACGATCCAGATGTTTCCGGAGATACCCATTGTTGTGCTTTCCGGTGAAGTGGATCCACGCTTGATACGAAGTTCCATTGAAGCTGGCGCTATGGGATTCATCCCGAAATCACTTACTTTCTCCGATTTTTCCGCAGCCTTGACCCGTTCTCTGGCTGGCGAAGTGTATCTTCCGCAAATGGGCGTCAAAGAACGCTTGAGTGGTTTGAAAAGAGGAAGTCTCCCGTTTCACGGGGATACTGACAGTGTGACCTCCGCGATTGAACGGCTATCACCTCGACAACTCGAGATATTGCGCTTGCTGGTATATGGATTGAGTAATTGTTCCATAGCCAAGAAATTGAAAATTAGCGATGGCACTGTCAAGACACATTTGGGTAATATTTTCCCTTTATTAGGCGTACATTCCCGAGCAGAGGCGGTCTACTTGCTTGCCCAAGTCGAACACTCCATTGGTCGGCATAGCAGGACGCGAAAGTCGGATGAGCGCATTCATGACAACTAA
- the traF gene encoding conjugal transfer protein TraF, translated as MKKKLLNINPSQATVVVAMSCLSLIAYADDSTYDPRAVAMGGTGVTTSNTRNAAFQNPAMLASTPRDSVAFEFPIISLRLQDENNLHSDVSTLKSNTNALSSAINAFQANPSQITAATAASAITNFNNSLAQASNKSLMGDIFAGAMLGIPGKNFAFSLFVDERVEAGALFAYATADQATLSNISLALNSCAANQAACASAATTVNGLAPNGTVNNLQSQLLVRGVRFKDVGITAAHHFDFLGGIDMGVTPKVSQLTTYDYAVNAQSTSLSLNQGEKGYSSYNMDVGVSKTFKAADMFKTSDKNEVKVGMVVKNMMSRSFTTILGNTITVKPQATVGASYLTDLTTTGIDLDVITNQPVVSGFSKESQYLRFGAEFDAWRWAQLRVGYRHDLKGNYPNLPSVGLGLSPFGLHVDLSVAYASQQEAVLSMQTGLNF; from the coding sequence ATGAAGAAAAAACTGCTAAATATAAATCCAAGTCAAGCCACTGTGGTCGTGGCTATGTCCTGCCTCTCTCTAATCGCTTATGCCGATGACAGCACATACGATCCCCGTGCCGTCGCAATGGGTGGTACAGGGGTAACCACTTCCAATACACGCAATGCGGCTTTTCAGAATCCGGCGATGTTGGCGTCGACGCCGCGCGATTCCGTGGCGTTTGAATTTCCCATCATTTCATTACGGCTTCAGGATGAGAACAATCTTCATTCGGACGTGAGTACGCTCAAAAGCAACACCAATGCGTTGAGTTCCGCCATCAATGCCTTCCAGGCCAATCCTTCTCAAATCACTGCAGCTACGGCAGCTTCGGCGATCACCAATTTCAACAACTCGTTGGCACAAGCTAGTAATAAGTCATTAATGGGCGATATTTTTGCGGGAGCCATGCTCGGGATCCCAGGCAAAAATTTTGCGTTTTCCTTGTTTGTCGATGAACGGGTAGAAGCGGGCGCACTCTTTGCATATGCGACGGCAGACCAGGCAACCCTTTCCAATATATCGTTAGCGCTGAACAGCTGCGCCGCCAACCAGGCAGCCTGCGCTTCCGCAGCCACCACGGTGAATGGGCTTGCCCCGAATGGCACAGTGAATAATCTGCAATCGCAACTATTGGTTCGCGGAGTGAGATTTAAAGACGTTGGAATAACCGCTGCGCATCATTTTGACTTTCTCGGCGGGATTGATATGGGCGTCACGCCTAAAGTCTCGCAACTGACAACCTATGACTATGCTGTCAACGCACAGTCTACGAGCTTGTCCTTGAATCAGGGCGAGAAAGGATACAGTTCCTACAATATGGATGTTGGTGTTTCAAAAACATTCAAGGCTGCAGATATGTTCAAGACCTCAGACAAAAATGAAGTCAAGGTTGGAATGGTGGTTAAAAACATGATGTCCAGAAGCTTTACGACGATTCTCGGAAATACCATCACTGTTAAACCTCAGGCCACCGTCGGTGCAAGTTACCTGACCGACCTGACCACTACCGGAATTGATCTTGATGTCATCACTAACCAGCCGGTTGTGAGCGGATTCAGCAAGGAGTCGCAGTATCTGCGGTTTGGCGCGGAGTTCGATGCCTGGCGTTGGGCGCAACTACGTGTTGGTTACCGCCATGACTTGAAAGGCAACTATCCGAACCTGCCTTCCGTGGGCCTTGGCTTATCTCCCTTTGGATTGCACGTTGACCTTTCCGTGGCCTATGCGAGTCAGCAAGAAGCAGTCTTGAGTATGCAAACTGGGTTGAATTTCTAA